One window of Cellulomonas shaoxiangyii genomic DNA carries:
- a CDS encoding aspartate/glutamate racemase family protein has translation MHVRVINPNTTRAMTDLVGRSARAVAGTTLPGVRVDAVQPTMGPASIESHYEEALAVPGVLEQVALGEAEGVDAYVLACFGDPGLDAARELARGPVLGLAEAAFHAAAMVGRRFTVVTTLARTVPRAHELLARYGMTGACVGVHACEVPVLALEDPASDALARVTAACVRAVAEDDADAVVLGCAGMAEFTGHIAAAVGVPVVDGVVAGTTFAASLLAIGARPAGHGEHAPPPPKAMAGLLAPFAIAPGTALPALARPRAAVVL, from the coding sequence GTGCACGTGCGCGTGATCAACCCCAACACCACCCGGGCGATGACCGACCTCGTCGGCCGGTCCGCCCGGGCGGTGGCGGGGACGACCCTGCCCGGCGTCCGCGTCGACGCCGTGCAGCCCACCATGGGCCCCGCCTCGATCGAGAGCCACTACGAGGAGGCGCTCGCCGTGCCGGGGGTGCTCGAGCAGGTGGCCCTCGGCGAGGCGGAGGGCGTGGACGCGTACGTGCTCGCGTGCTTCGGCGACCCCGGGCTGGACGCGGCGCGCGAGCTCGCCCGTGGGCCCGTCCTCGGTCTCGCCGAGGCCGCGTTCCACGCCGCCGCGATGGTGGGCCGCCGGTTCACGGTCGTCACGACGCTCGCGCGCACGGTGCCCCGGGCGCACGAGCTGCTCGCCCGCTACGGCATGACCGGCGCCTGCGTCGGCGTGCACGCGTGCGAGGTGCCGGTGCTCGCGCTCGAGGACCCCGCCTCGGACGCGCTCGCCCGGGTCACGGCGGCGTGCGTGCGCGCCGTGGCCGAGGACGACGCCGACGCGGTCGTGCTCGGGTGCGCCGGCATGGCGGAGTTCACCGGGCACATCGCGGCCGCGGTCGGCGTGCCGGTCGTCGACGGGGTCGTCGCGGGGACGACGTTCGCGGCGTCGCTGCTCGCGATCGGCGCCCGGCCCGCCGGCCACGGCGAGCACGCCCCGCCGCCGCCCAAGGCGATGGCGGGGCTGCTCGCGCCGTTCGCGATCGCCCCCGGCACCGCGCTGCCCGCGCTCGCCCGGCCGCGGGCGGCCGTCGTCCTCTGA